A window from Lactiplantibacillus pentosus encodes these proteins:
- a CDS encoding NADP-dependent oxidoreductase: protein MLAYGYQKFGGPAVFETLVQPALHLTDNQILIETAAVNLTDEDRLERLGTKANVDLPHIPGHDVVGHVIQVGAAVTDFKIGTLVAAHTTETYAEQVCVDSDLAVTVPDDLTPASAVSLITPGIIAYKTVRYFADVQADQTVIVKGAGSPVGLLVVQLAKRLGAHVIAVASGRYADLITSLGVDQFVDYQQQNPVHVLADRGDVIINVALDGVGGKDDLAMAKFDATIASFAHRLPATSKSIRFQAIQPTEVISDQATLQLLFKLLATHQLITTIAAELPFDLNGFIQGHQQLDEPHIGQIVIVR from the coding sequence ATGCTTGCATACGGTTATCAAAAATTTGGGGGACCCGCCGTATTTGAGACGCTTGTCCAGCCAGCACTACACCTGACTGATAATCAAATCTTAATTGAAACGGCGGCAGTTAATTTAACAGACGAAGACCGCTTGGAGCGTCTGGGTACCAAGGCCAACGTCGACCTGCCACACATTCCGGGACATGATGTGGTCGGTCACGTGATTCAAGTCGGAGCGGCAGTCACTGATTTTAAGATTGGCACCTTAGTCGCAGCGCACACCACTGAAACTTACGCCGAACAGGTCTGTGTCGATAGCGACCTGGCCGTGACGGTTCCTGACGACCTCACACCCGCCAGTGCGGTGAGCCTGATTACGCCCGGCATCATCGCTTACAAAACGGTGCGTTATTTTGCAGACGTCCAAGCTGACCAGACGGTGATCGTCAAAGGCGCTGGCAGTCCCGTGGGCTTACTAGTCGTTCAACTAGCAAAACGCCTCGGTGCGCACGTGATTGCCGTGGCCAGTGGGCGCTACGCGGATCTGATCACTTCACTGGGCGTCGATCAATTTGTGGACTACCAGCAACAAAATCCAGTCCACGTGTTAGCCGACCGCGGCGATGTCATCATCAACGTCGCTTTAGACGGTGTCGGTGGCAAGGACGACTTGGCAATGGCGAAGTTTGACGCCACGATTGCCTCCTTCGCCCACCGCCTTCCTGCCACCAGTAAATCAATTCGGTTCCAAGCGATTCAACCGACCGAAGTCATTTCGGACCAAGCGACATTACAGTTATTATTCAAATTATTAGCAACTCACCAACTCATCACCACGATTGCGGCCGAACTGCCCTTTGACCTGAACGGCTTTATTCAAGGCCACCAGCAACTAGATGAACCACACATCGGCCAAATCGTCATTGTTCGCTAA
- the nhaC gene encoding Na+/H+ antiporter NhaC, whose protein sequence is MPHSEKWRPVKLPEALCVLLLMLAIMGLGVIKFGLSPQTPVILVIALIILWARIRGAAWDDIHGGIIDGIKTGIIPIFIFLLIGALISVWIAAGIIPSMMVFGFHLISAQWFVPSVFLVCAIIGTSIGSAFTIISTIGIALFGIGTTMGINPALIAGAIISGAIFGDKTSPLSDSTNLASAIAESDLFDHIRNLMWSTIPAFVVSLVLYTILGTGAATQSHLGKIQTTLTVLNSNFAITWWAALPLAVMFACALLKIPAIATLLMNIGLAIVMIFIQQPHIAITKIATMIESGFVAKTGNASVDALLSRGGISAMMSTVSLILLTLSLGGLLMKFNLIQTAMVPLTKRLKGTGATVTAAILAGIGVNIFVGEQYLSVILPGKAFKLAFNQRGLANLALSRVLEDGGTVINYLIPWGVAGAFAANTLGVSTLAYLPFCFFSLLSPVFSIISGFTGWGLKRQPVKPTA, encoded by the coding sequence ATGCCTCATTCAGAAAAATGGCGACCGGTCAAATTACCAGAAGCCTTATGCGTTTTGTTGCTTATGTTAGCGATTATGGGACTTGGTGTGATTAAGTTCGGCCTATCCCCACAAACACCCGTCATCCTCGTGATTGCCCTGATTATTTTGTGGGCCCGCATTCGTGGCGCCGCTTGGGATGATATTCACGGCGGCATCATTGATGGAATCAAAACTGGGATCATTCCAATTTTCATCTTCCTGCTGATTGGTGCGCTGATCAGTGTGTGGATCGCAGCCGGCATCATTCCGTCAATGATGGTCTTCGGCTTTCATTTGATTTCCGCACAGTGGTTCGTGCCGTCCGTCTTCCTGGTTTGTGCCATCATCGGAACGTCGATTGGGAGTGCGTTCACGATTATTTCAACGATTGGGATTGCCCTCTTCGGTATCGGGACGACCATGGGCATCAACCCGGCTTTGATTGCCGGTGCAATTATTTCCGGCGCCATTTTTGGCGATAAAACTTCGCCACTGTCCGACTCGACGAACCTGGCGTCAGCGATTGCTGAGAGTGATTTGTTCGATCACATCCGTAACTTAATGTGGTCAACGATTCCGGCGTTCGTCGTCTCATTAGTCCTGTACACGATTCTCGGCACGGGTGCAGCGACCCAAAGTCACTTAGGTAAAATTCAAACGACCCTGACCGTGCTCAACAGTAATTTTGCCATTACGTGGTGGGCCGCACTGCCGCTAGCGGTGATGTTCGCCTGTGCGCTCCTCAAAATTCCAGCGATTGCGACGTTATTGATGAACATCGGGCTCGCCATCGTGATGATTTTTATCCAGCAACCACACATCGCCATCACTAAAATCGCAACGATGATTGAATCTGGTTTTGTCGCAAAAACTGGCAATGCCAGCGTCGACGCCCTGCTCTCTCGGGGTGGCATTAGCGCGATGATGAGCACGGTCTCACTGATTTTACTGACCTTATCGCTCGGTGGCCTGTTGATGAAATTCAACTTGATCCAAACCGCGATGGTGCCATTGACCAAGCGGCTCAAAGGGACTGGCGCCACCGTCACTGCGGCGATTTTAGCCGGAATTGGCGTCAACATCTTTGTTGGTGAACAATACCTATCCGTAATTTTGCCTGGTAAAGCCTTCAAACTCGCCTTCAATCAGCGCGGACTCGCCAACTTGGCACTCAGTCGGGTACTCGAAGATGGTGGAACGGTCATTAACTACTTGATTCCATGGGGTGTTGCGGGGGCGTTTGCCGCAAATACCTTGGGCGTCTCAACACTGGCCTACTTGCCATTCTGCTTCTTCAGCTTGCTATCGCCAGTCTTCTCCATCATCAGTGGTTTTACCGGTTGGGGCCTCAAGCGCCAGCCAGTCAAACCGACCGCTTAA
- a CDS encoding glycoside hydrolase family 13 protein, translating to MANQWWQSAVVYQVYPRSFQDSNGDGIGDLPGITQRLDYIKHLGADVIWLNPIYRSPGVDNGYDISDYYDINPEFGTMADFDQLLTTAHAKGLKIMMDIVVNHSSNQNKWFTESAKSKDNPYSDYYIWRDPVDGHAPNNWGGFFGGSVWEYVESRQQYYLHSFAVEQPDLNWDNPKLRQAVYDMMNFWVDKGVDGFRLDVINLISKPASFADGQPEAGEPYAAIGDIVANGPHLHDYLQEMNQQVFAGHQLMTVGETPGATVADAKQLASLQGQELNMVFEFEHMGLDGNPDPALGKWNDQPVQLVDLKQSLSKWQTGLQGAAWNSLYWNNHDQPRIVSRFGDERPAYRERSAKMLATALHFLQGTPYIYEGEELGMTNAHFDKLSDYQDLESLNAYHHFVDDEQVVSADKMLSYLAHTSRDNARTPMQWDDSANAGFSTATPWLAVNANYPRLNAQLAQRTPGSVFGYYQRLIKLRHQLPVITTGTCRLLLPEDQSVHAYMRQAGDQHLLVICNFTDATQTRHFAELPATAKLLLSNYDEDHQDVLRAYEAKVYQF from the coding sequence ATGGCTAATCAATGGTGGCAATCAGCCGTCGTGTATCAAGTCTATCCACGCTCGTTTCAAGATTCGAATGGTGATGGGATCGGGGATCTACCCGGAATCACCCAACGCTTAGATTATATTAAACACTTGGGTGCTGATGTCATCTGGCTCAATCCAATCTACCGGTCACCCGGAGTCGATAACGGTTATGATATCAGTGATTATTACGATATTAATCCGGAATTTGGGACGATGGCTGACTTTGACCAGCTGCTCACAACCGCCCACGCGAAGGGCTTGAAAATCATGATGGACATCGTCGTAAACCACTCATCCAACCAAAATAAATGGTTTACGGAGAGTGCCAAGAGCAAGGATAATCCATATTCTGATTATTATATTTGGCGTGACCCGGTCGACGGACATGCGCCCAATAACTGGGGTGGCTTCTTCGGCGGCTCAGTCTGGGAATACGTCGAGAGTCGGCAACAGTATTATTTGCATTCATTTGCCGTCGAACAACCGGATTTGAATTGGGATAATCCCAAGTTGCGGCAAGCGGTCTATGACATGATGAACTTCTGGGTCGACAAGGGTGTCGATGGCTTCCGCTTAGACGTCATCAACCTGATTTCCAAACCAGCCAGCTTTGCGGATGGACAACCTGAAGCGGGAGAACCATACGCGGCCATCGGTGACATCGTGGCAAACGGCCCACATTTGCATGATTACTTACAAGAGATGAATCAACAGGTCTTTGCTGGCCATCAACTGATGACGGTCGGGGAGACGCCGGGTGCGACCGTTGCGGATGCCAAGCAGTTAGCGAGTCTACAAGGTCAAGAACTCAACATGGTTTTCGAATTTGAACACATGGGTTTAGACGGCAATCCCGACCCCGCATTGGGCAAGTGGAATGATCAACCCGTCCAACTCGTTGATTTGAAGCAGAGTTTATCAAAATGGCAGACGGGCTTGCAAGGTGCCGCTTGGAATAGCCTCTATTGGAATAATCACGATCAACCACGGATCGTGTCCCGCTTTGGCGACGAACGACCAGCTTATCGGGAACGCTCAGCCAAAATGTTGGCCACGGCGCTACACTTCTTGCAAGGGACCCCATACATTTATGAGGGTGAAGAGCTTGGCATGACCAACGCCCATTTCGACAAATTGAGCGACTACCAAGATTTGGAATCACTGAATGCTTATCATCACTTTGTCGACGACGAACAGGTCGTCTCAGCGGATAAGATGTTAAGCTATTTAGCGCACACGTCTCGTGATAATGCTCGGACCCCGATGCAATGGGATGACAGTGCCAATGCCGGCTTTTCAACGGCGACACCTTGGCTAGCGGTCAACGCGAATTATCCACGACTGAACGCGCAACTAGCGCAACGGACGCCTGGGTCGGTATTTGGCTACTATCAACGGTTGATCAAGTTGCGGCATCAGTTGCCAGTCATCACGACTGGGACTTGCCGGCTATTGTTGCCAGAAGACCAGTCCGTCCACGCCTACATGCGCCAAGCGGGTGACCAGCATCTGCTCGTGATCTGCAACTTCACGGATGCCACCCAGACGCGGCACTTTGCTGAATTA